Sequence from the Verrucomicrobiales bacterium genome:
TCCATGCCGTGGGGGAACTTCACCCGAAACACTTCGATCCCGTGATCTCGGAACCGTTCCGCGTCGCGCTGTGCCGCTCGTTCTCCGGCCTGGTCCGCATCGTAAGCGATCCGAACTCGCTTCACGTTCTTGATCGCTTCCCAAAGCTCATCAGTAAATCCCTCCGTGCCAAAGAGAGCCATCGTGTGGGGGAACCCATAAGCGCAGAACGTTAACGCGTCGAACACCGCTTCGCACAGGATCAGTTCGTCAGCAGGCAGGCACTGCCGATTAAAAAGCCCCCGGTGCGGCCCCGGCGGATACAGATGTTTGGGCGCAGGGGTCCGGGCCGCCACCGACGTATGCAACCGCCGTCCATACAGACTGACCACGTTCCCACCTGCGTCTTGGAACGGCACAACGATGCAGCCGTTAAAATGCTCGTGGCCGCTCTCCCGCCACAGGCCCAGCTGCGTGAGTCGGGTCCGCAACACCTCTCCCTCCTTGCGATTCTTCATCGGCAGCCGCAGGCCCAGCGTCCGATCCGCCAGCCCGAGCTGAAAACGGTCAATGAGTTCCTCGGAGTTCAGGCCCCGGCTGGCCAGGTATTCGCGGGCCGTAGACGTTTCCTTCAAACGCTGGTGGTAGTAGGCAACTACCTGGCGACAAAGCGTCGCGTCATCAGCTTCCGGATCCAGCGGACACGGCAGCTTCGGCACCGTGTTCACTCTCAGCGGGCCAGGCTCGCCACCACCGGCCCGGCTAAACACGGCGCTGCCACCTTGGCGCAACAACTCGTAAGCGTGCCGGAAGCTCACGCCATCGTGGTATTGCACGAACTGGATCGGATTGCCTCCCCTGCCGCAACTCATGCAGTGGAAGAGCCCCTTGCTCGGCGTCACGATGAAGTTGGGCGTCTCCTTGTCCTGATGGAACGGGCAGAGCCCACACCAGTCCTTGCTGCCATGCTTCTTGAGCTCAATGCCCCGGCTTTGCACCAGAGCCACCAGATCGGTCTCGCGCTTCACGCGCTCCAGTTCTTCTTCGGGGATGCGGGGCATGGGATTTAGGGTTCTGCATTGTCAGTTTTGGGTTCTGGGAGCGGCTGCCGGCTGAGAGTGTAGATCGTAGCTTGAAGGAGCAGCCTGTCATGCAGTCGCCCGGCATCGAACCGCAAATAACCCCAGGTCCATGCTCGAGTTTCGGGATGAATGTCCCCCCGGAACCCGTCCGTGCGCATCAAAACATTCCATTGCCGCAGTGCTTTCTCAGGCGCACGCCGCCCAAACTCGAACAAGGCCAGGCCATCATCATCCCAACCGCAAATGATTTGGAGCCATCCCTCCCAGGCGTGGTTAAACGCTTCCCGGATCAGAAGCCGGGCTTGCCCGGCCACTTTCGGATCGAGTCCCTGGGCCAGTGCCCATCGTTTCCAATCGTCCCACGGGTAATGACCAAAGGAACACGCGCACACCCTATCCCAAGAGGCATCGAGCTTGGGCGGGGGAGGCGGAGTTTTTGGCGGAAGCGTCAAGTCGGAAGGTGAACTTCCAGAGTTCGCGAGTGACATGCCCGCTATTTCTCAGTATAGTGAGATA
This genomic interval carries:
- a CDS encoding toprim domain-containing protein; its protein translation is MPRIPEEELERVKRETDLVALVQSRGIELKKHGSKDWCGLCPFHQDKETPNFIVTPSKGLFHCMSCGRGGNPIQFVQYHDGVSFRHAYELLRQGGSAVFSRAGGGEPGPLRVNTVPKLPCPLDPEADDATLCRQVVAYYHQRLKETSTAREYLASRGLNSEELIDRFQLGLADRTLGLRLPMKNRKEGEVLRTRLTQLGLWRESGHEHFNGCIVVPFQDAGGNVVSLYGRRLHTSVAARTPAPKHLYPPGPHRGLFNRQCLPADELILCEAVFDALTFCAYGFPHTMALFGTEGFTDELWEAIKNVKRVRIAYDADQAGERAAQRDAERFRDHGIEVFRVKFPHGMDANEYACKVKPADKSLALLINAAQWLGGGKAKLSLNAASLTPSPSLAASVSSSSAFAEGATADKEEDATK